The following are from one region of the Thiocapsa rosea genome:
- a CDS encoding phosphatase PAP2 family protein produces MPQTTAAHRDWLPQGIALVLIALAGTLPFWLTDLDIQAAALFYHPEADDPWYEAQAQLWSFLYVASPLLTGFVMLGGLLVLGAGAVWQSFRRLRCYAILLIAATILGPGLIVNGVFKDNWGRPRPHQIEQLGGTRAYVPPLAISEHGDGKSFPCGHSSIGYMLGVFFIIWRRRRPALAWTALAGSLAFGTLLGIGRMAAGDHFLSDVIWSGVIAYGIAWGLYYFVLRIPRREAVEAASPLSPMPELRRPKLTAALYALVAVLMIGAVLLATPLKNVQIQWVRPGDFDPSPRVLRLVADQAYVILFWPGGTHRTAEIRLEARGFGLPWSKVEPELTGDHRVLTYRLSHQGIFTEKDTKVVMGIVANDWDRVEVRIDSGDIRVHPSQDPLPELDLQTADGKVIRVEH; encoded by the coding sequence ATGCCGCAAACCACCGCAGCGCACCGGGATTGGCTCCCGCAAGGCATCGCCTTAGTCCTGATCGCCCTGGCCGGGACCCTGCCCTTTTGGCTGACCGACCTGGATATCCAGGCCGCCGCGCTCTTTTATCATCCGGAGGCCGACGACCCCTGGTACGAGGCCCAAGCCCAGCTGTGGTCCTTTCTCTATGTCGCCTCGCCGCTTCTGACCGGCTTCGTCATGCTCGGCGGCCTGCTTGTCCTCGGCGCCGGCGCGGTCTGGCAGTCGTTCAGGCGGCTGCGCTGTTACGCGATCCTGCTCATCGCCGCGACCATCCTCGGACCCGGCCTCATCGTCAACGGTGTCTTCAAGGACAACTGGGGTCGGCCGCGACCGCACCAGATCGAGCAGCTCGGCGGGACCCGCGCCTATGTCCCGCCGCTCGCGATCTCCGAGCACGGGGACGGCAAGTCCTTCCCGTGCGGGCACAGCTCCATCGGCTACATGCTCGGCGTCTTCTTCATCATCTGGCGCAGACGCAGACCGGCGCTCGCCTGGACGGCGCTGGCGGGCTCGCTCGCCTTCGGCACGCTGCTCGGAATCGGGCGGATGGCGGCGGGGGACCACTTCCTCTCGGACGTCATCTGGTCCGGGGTCATCGCCTACGGGATTGCCTGGGGGCTCTATTATTTCGTCCTGCGCATCCCGAGGCGCGAGGCCGTCGAGGCGGCGTCACCCCTGTCGCCGATGCCCGAGTTGCGACGCCCCAAGCTGACGGCGGCGCTCTACGCGCTTGTCGCGGTCTTGATGATCGGGGCGGTGCTGTTGGCGACGCCGTTGAAGAACGTACAGATCCAATGGGTTCGGCCGGGGGACTTCGATCCGTCTCCCCGAGTCTTGCGCCTGGTCGCCGATCAGGCATACGTGATCCTCTTCTGGCCGGGCGGTACGCACCGCACGGCCGAGATTCGGTTGGAGGCGCGTGGCTTCGGCTTACCCTGGAGCAAGGTCGAGCCGGAGCTGACCGGCGACCACCGGGTGCTGACCTACCGGCTCAGCCATCAGGGGATCTTCACGGAGAAGGACACCAAGGTCGTCATGGGGATCGTCGCGAACGATTGGGATCGGGTCGAGGTCCGGATCGACTCGGGAGACATCCGGGTCCATCCCTCGCAGGATCCGCTCCCCGAGCTCGACCTGCAGACGGCCGATGGCAAGGTGATCCGGGTCGAACACTGA
- a CDS encoding thiazole synthase encodes MPTETAASDRFTLAGREYSSRLLVGTGKYKDMAETARAIEASGAEIVTVAVRRTNLGQTPGEPNILDILPPERYTILPNTAGCYDVETAVRTCRLARELLDGHTLVKLEVLGDEKTLFPDVIATLKAAEELVKDGFQVMVYTNDDPIVARQLEEIGCIAVMPLAAPIGSGLGIRNPLNIRTIVENAHVPILVDAGVGTASDAAVAMELGCDGVLMNTAIAAARDPILMASAMRKGIEAGREAYLAGRMAPKRFASASSPIEGLFF; translated from the coding sequence ATGCCCACAGAGACAGCCGCATCCGATCGCTTCACCCTCGCCGGACGCGAGTACAGCTCCCGACTCCTCGTCGGCACCGGAAAATACAAAGACATGGCGGAGACCGCGCGTGCCATCGAGGCGAGCGGCGCCGAGATCGTCACGGTCGCGGTGCGGCGCACCAACCTCGGTCAAACCCCGGGCGAGCCGAACATCCTCGACATCCTGCCGCCCGAGCGCTACACCATTCTGCCCAATACCGCAGGCTGCTACGATGTCGAGACCGCCGTGCGCACCTGCCGGCTGGCGCGCGAACTGCTGGACGGTCACACCCTGGTCAAGCTCGAGGTCCTCGGCGACGAGAAGACACTCTTCCCGGATGTGATCGCCACGCTCAAGGCCGCCGAGGAGCTGGTCAAGGACGGCTTCCAGGTCATGGTCTACACCAACGACGACCCGATCGTCGCCCGGCAGCTCGAAGAGATCGGCTGCATCGCCGTCATGCCGTTGGCCGCCCCGATCGGATCGGGTCTCGGCATCCGCAATCCGCTCAACATCCGCACCATCGTCGAGAACGCCCATGTCCCGATCCTGGTCGACGCGGGTGTCGGCACGGCTTCCGATGCCGCCGTGGCGATGGAGCTCGGCTGCGACGGCGTGCTGATGAACACCGCGATCGCCGCGGCACGCGACCCCATCCTGATGGCCAGCGCCATGCGCAAGGGTATCGAGGCGGGGCGCGAGGCGTACCTGGCCGGGCGCATGGCGCCGAAGCGGTTCGCCTCGGCGTCCTCGCCGATCGAAGGGCTGTTCTTCTGA
- the moaE gene encoding molybdopterin synthase catalytic subunit MoaE produces MQRIRVQRDLFDIAEEQKILSRDKPQVGAVVTFVGLMRDINEGAEVVAMTLEHYPGMTEKALVAIAEEAARRWDLEDISILHRVGELAPQDPIVFVGVSSRHRGEAFRACEFLIDYLKTRAPFWKKERTAQGERWVDARGTDDDAARRWVDGSTDL; encoded by the coding sequence ATGCAACGCATTCGAGTCCAACGCGACCTCTTCGACATCGCGGAGGAGCAAAAAATTCTCTCCCGCGACAAGCCGCAGGTCGGCGCCGTCGTGACCTTCGTCGGTTTGATGCGCGACATCAACGAGGGTGCCGAGGTCGTCGCCATGACCCTGGAGCACTATCCTGGGATGACCGAGAAGGCACTCGTTGCCATCGCCGAGGAGGCCGCTCGGCGCTGGGATCTGGAGGACATCAGCATCCTGCATCGCGTCGGCGAGCTCGCGCCGCAGGATCCGATCGTCTTCGTGGGCGTGAGCAGCCGACACCGTGGCGAAGCCTTTCGCGCCTGCGAGTTTCTGATCGACTATCTCAAGACCCGTGCACCCTTCTGGAAGAAGGAGCGGACGGCGCAGGGCGAGCGGTGGGTCGATGCGCGCGGGACGGATGACGACGCGGCGCGGCGCTGGGTGGATGGATCGACCGACTTGTAG
- the mgtE gene encoding magnesium transporter produces MTETTEALRLRWTRGRPGETLDVNRPLVKVIGRMIKAGERDEIRRLLRTWHPQDIVELLVQLPLKRARKLFLVLPPGPAAKVIAGLNNDFRSALLEDATIERLAEILDGRDAEDVVHVLTELPDEVQERLIPHLREADAIRELKAYQEDSAGSIMTRKLVAVPPDWSVGQVVAEVRRRADLIKKLSAVYVVDADRKLLGYLKLRDLLLRPSDIPVEQVMRTDLVSVSSEMDQEEVVRVTTENDLITVPVVDAEGRLLGRITADELQRVVRDEAEEDVRLLSGVSPDARPNDPVLGIVKNRLPWLLAGLVGALVSGSVISSYEAEIATAAILASFIPIVMSMAGNAGIQAATVAIQGLAAGTLWIGDLPWRLVKEMLAALLNGSIAALILAGIVLVVGPLVGVAEPIRLALTAGVALTIVTLLAVTMGAAVPLILNHFRIDPAMATGIFITTGNDIIAVLVFFLVASLFYL; encoded by the coding sequence ATGACAGAGACCACCGAAGCGCTTCGGCTGCGATGGACCCGCGGCCGACCGGGCGAGACACTCGACGTGAACCGCCCACTGGTCAAGGTCATCGGGCGCATGATCAAGGCGGGCGAGCGCGACGAGATTCGCCGTCTGCTGCGAACCTGGCACCCGCAAGACATCGTCGAGCTGCTCGTACAGCTTCCCCTGAAGCGCGCTCGCAAACTGTTTTTGGTCTTGCCGCCCGGCCCCGCCGCAAAGGTGATCGCCGGGCTCAACAACGATTTTCGCAGCGCCCTGCTCGAAGACGCCACGATCGAGCGTCTCGCCGAGATCCTCGACGGCCGGGATGCCGAGGACGTGGTTCATGTGCTGACCGAGCTTCCCGACGAGGTCCAGGAGCGGCTCATCCCGCACCTGCGCGAGGCCGACGCCATCCGCGAGCTCAAGGCGTATCAGGAGGATTCGGCCGGCAGTATCATGACCCGCAAGCTGGTTGCGGTGCCGCCGGACTGGAGCGTGGGGCAGGTCGTGGCCGAGGTGCGTCGTCGCGCCGATCTGATCAAAAAACTCTCGGCGGTCTATGTCGTGGATGCGGACCGCAAGCTCCTCGGCTATTTGAAGCTGCGAGATCTGCTGCTGCGCCCCAGCGACATCCCGGTGGAGCAGGTCATGCGCACCGATCTCGTCTCGGTCAGCTCTGAAATGGATCAGGAAGAGGTCGTGCGGGTGACCACGGAGAACGACCTCATCACGGTGCCCGTGGTGGATGCCGAAGGTCGGCTGCTCGGGCGCATCACCGCCGACGAGCTGCAGCGTGTGGTCCGCGACGAGGCCGAGGAGGACGTGCGTCTGCTCAGCGGTGTCTCGCCCGACGCACGCCCCAACGATCCGGTGCTCGGCATCGTCAAGAACCGGCTGCCTTGGCTGCTCGCGGGGTTGGTCGGCGCGCTCGTCTCGGGCAGCGTCATCAGCTCCTACGAGGCGGAGATCGCCACGGCGGCCATCCTCGCGAGCTTCATCCCGATCGTGATGTCGATGGCCGGCAACGCCGGTATTCAGGCCGCGACGGTCGCCATCCAGGGCCTTGCCGCCGGCACCCTCTGGATTGGCGATCTGCCCTGGCGTCTCGTCAAGGAGATGCTCGCGGCCTTGCTGAACGGGTCGATCGCCGCGCTGATCCTCGCCGGGATCGTGCTCGTCGTGGGGCCCTTGGTGGGCGTTGCGGAACCGATACGCTTGGCGTTGACCGCAGGTGTGGCCTTGACCATCGTCACACTGCTCGCCGTGACCATGGGCGCGGCCGTACCGCTGATCCTCAATCACTTTCGAATTGATCCGGCGATGGCCACGGGGATCTTCATCACCACCGGCAACGATATCATTGCGGTCCTGGTGTTCTTCCTGGTGGCGTCGCTGTTCTATCTCTGA
- a CDS encoding NnrU family protein produces MAVLVLGLILFLGIHSVSIINSQWRTDLVARFGEIPWKAVYGLLALVGFYLIVSGYGATRLSPVIIYEPAVWMRHISLLLMLPVFPLLLAAYLPGRIQSATKHPMLLAVKIWATAHLLANGTAADILLFGTFLAWAVADRISLKHRTTPTVYGAPPSQVNDAIVIIGGIGLYLLFMFWLHKLLMGVAPIG; encoded by the coding sequence ATGGCAGTACTCGTCCTCGGTTTGATCCTGTTTCTCGGTATTCACTCGGTGTCCATCATCAATAGCCAATGGCGTACCGACCTGGTCGCGCGATTCGGCGAGATTCCATGGAAAGCCGTGTACGGGCTCCTCGCCCTGGTCGGGTTTTATTTGATCGTCTCGGGATACGGGGCCACCCGTCTATCGCCGGTCATCATCTACGAGCCGGCAGTCTGGATGCGTCACATCAGCCTGCTGTTGATGCTGCCGGTCTTTCCGCTCCTGCTTGCGGCCTATCTTCCGGGTCGGATCCAGTCCGCGACCAAGCATCCGATGTTGCTCGCGGTGAAGATCTGGGCGACGGCGCACCTGCTCGCGAACGGCACGGCCGCCGACATCCTGCTGTTCGGGACCTTCCTTGCTTGGGCGGTGGCCGACCGGATCTCGCTCAAGCATCGCACGACCCCGACCGTCTACGGAGCACCGCCCAGCCAGGTGAACGACGCCATCGTCATCATCGGCGGGATCGGGCTCTACCTGCTCTTCATGTTCTGGCTGCACAAGTTGCTGATGGGCGTTGCACCGATCGGGTGA
- the thiS gene encoding sulfur carrier protein ThiS — MQIILNGAATEVADALTMAELIEQLELGTRRLAVEVNAELVPRSRFSEHRLAPQDQVEIIHAVGGG, encoded by the coding sequence ATGCAGATCATCCTGAACGGCGCCGCCACCGAGGTGGCCGACGCACTCACCATGGCCGAGCTGATCGAGCAGCTCGAGCTCGGCACCCGCCGCTTGGCCGTCGAGGTCAACGCCGAGCTGGTCCCGCGCAGCCGTTTCTCCGAGCACAGGCTCGCCCCGCAGGATCAGGTCGAGATCATCCACGCCGTCGGCGGCGGATGA
- a CDS encoding YaiI/YqxD family protein translates to MEIWVDADACPNAVKEILFRVSERLGVAVTLVANGPVSTPPSPLVRSVRVSAGFDVADNEILNRLAAGDLVITADIPLAAEVIERGGQALNPRGELYTKDTIRERLTMRDFMDTLRGSGINTGGPPAFGARDRQAFANALDSLLAKSKPRPA, encoded by the coding sequence GTGGAGATCTGGGTCGACGCCGACGCCTGTCCGAATGCCGTGAAGGAGATCCTCTTTCGCGTCTCGGAACGGCTCGGTGTTGCTGTGACGCTGGTGGCGAACGGGCCGGTGAGCACGCCGCCCTCGCCCTTGGTGCGCTCGGTGCGGGTCTCCGCGGGGTTCGACGTCGCCGACAACGAGATCCTGAATCGACTCGCCGCCGGCGATCTGGTCATCACCGCGGATATCCCGCTCGCGGCCGAGGTCATCGAGCGTGGCGGCCAAGCCCTGAACCCCCGCGGCGAGCTCTACACCAAGGATACGATTCGCGAGCGCCTGACGATGCGCGACTTCATGGATACCCTTCGCGGCAGCGGCATCAACACAGGCGGGCCTCCCGCCTTCGGGGCGCGCGATCGGCAGGCGTTTGCGAACGCCTTGGACAGTCTTCTCGCGAAATCCAAACCGCGTCCGGCGTAA
- the glgC gene encoding glucose-1-phosphate adenylyltransferase, which yields MPQTNPRFVSRLTRNTLALILAGGRGSRLMHLTAWRSKPAVPFGGKFRIVDFPLSNCINSGIRRIGVLTQYKAHSLILHIQKGWGFLRGEFGEFVELWPAQQRVAETAWYAGTADAVFQNLDIIRDHNPDYILVLAGDHIYKMDYGAMIAYHVESGADMTVGCLEMETERASDFGVMSVNDEGRVLQFSEKPKEPESIPGSPSKSLVSMGIYVFNRGFLFEQLIKDADTPRSSHDFGKDIIPSVIKHYRVMAHTFRDPRSGEQAYWRDVGTLDAFWEANLELIGVTPPLSLYDKSWPIWTYQEQLPPAKFVFDDEDRRGMAVDSMVSGGCIISGSTVRHSLLFSNVRVNSYAYVKDSVILPDVVIGRNCTIRNAVIDRYCQIDEGTVIGLDQEADRKAGFYVSEGGVTLVTPEMLGQDANHVR from the coding sequence ATGCCCCAAACGAATCCCCGGTTCGTCAGCCGCCTGACCCGAAATACCCTGGCGCTGATCTTGGCCGGAGGACGGGGCTCGCGCCTGATGCACCTGACGGCCTGGAGATCCAAGCCGGCCGTGCCCTTCGGCGGTAAATTCCGGATCGTGGATTTCCCGCTTTCGAACTGCATCAATTCGGGGATCCGCCGTATCGGCGTCTTGACGCAATACAAGGCGCATTCACTGATTCTACATATCCAGAAAGGCTGGGGGTTTCTGCGCGGCGAATTCGGCGAATTCGTCGAATTATGGCCCGCACAGCAGCGTGTTGCGGAAACCGCCTGGTATGCGGGTACAGCGGACGCGGTCTTCCAAAACCTCGACATCATTCGCGACCACAATCCGGACTACATCCTCGTGCTTGCCGGCGATCACATCTACAAGATGGATTACGGCGCCATGATTGCCTATCACGTCGAATCCGGCGCGGATATGACGGTCGGATGCCTCGAGATGGAGACCGAGCGCGCCAGTGACTTCGGCGTCATGTCGGTCAACGACGAGGGCCGCGTCCTGCAGTTCTCCGAAAAGCCGAAGGAACCGGAATCCATTCCCGGGTCGCCGAGCAAGAGCCTCGTTTCGATGGGCATCTATGTCTTCAATCGCGGCTTCCTGTTCGAACAGCTGATCAAGGATGCCGACACCCCGCGCTCCTCGCATGACTTCGGCAAGGACATTATCCCCTCCGTCATCAAACACTATCGCGTCATGGCGCACACCTTCCGCGACCCGCGCAGCGGCGAGCAGGCTTATTGGCGGGATGTCGGTACGCTCGACGCCTTTTGGGAGGCAAACCTAGAGCTGATCGGCGTCACACCACCCCTGAGCCTCTATGACAAGAGCTGGCCGATTTGGACCTATCAAGAGCAATTGCCGCCGGCGAAGTTCGTGTTCGACGACGAAGATCGACGCGGTATGGCGGTCGACTCCATGGTCTCGGGCGGCTGCATCATCTCCGGGTCCACCGTGCGGCATTCCTTGTTGTTCTCGAATGTACGCGTGAATTCCTACGCCTATGTCAAGGATTCCGTCATCCTTCCGGATGTGGTGATCGGGCGCAACTGCACGATCCGCAATGCGGTGATCGATCGCTATTGCCAAATCGACGAGGGAACCGTGATCGGCCTCGATCAGGAAGCGGATCGCAAAGCGGGTTTTTACGTCAGCGAGGGCGGCGTCACACTCGTCACGCCCGAGATGCTCGGCCAAGACGCCAACCACGTCCGTTGA
- the ureE gene encoding urease accessory protein UreE — translation MIRFNRTTTAHIPADVTLTLTLEQRTRCRLRVMLDDGREAGLFLPRGTVLNHGDGLIAEDGLVARIIAAPEHLSRVESADPLLLARACYHLGNRHVPLQIEPGRLSYRQDQVLDEMVRGLGLEVRLVDAGFEPEAGAYGGQGADHSGHVHEH, via the coding sequence TTGATCCGCTTCAACCGCACGACCACCGCACACATCCCGGCGGACGTGACCCTGACACTTACGCTGGAGCAACGCACCCGCTGTCGGCTGCGCGTCATGCTCGACGACGGCCGGGAGGCCGGACTCTTTCTGCCCCGGGGCACCGTGCTGAATCACGGGGACGGATTGATCGCCGAGGACGGTCTGGTCGCGCGCATCATCGCGGCGCCGGAGCACCTCTCGCGCGTCGAGAGCGCGGATCCCCTGCTGCTCGCACGCGCTTGTTACCACCTCGGCAACCGGCATGTGCCTTTGCAGATCGAGCCGGGGCGACTCAGCTACCGACAGGATCAGGTCCTCGACGAGATGGTGCGCGGTCTCGGGCTCGAGGTCAGGCTCGTGGATGCCGGCTTCGAGCCGGAGGCCGGGGCCTATGGCGGTCAGGGCGCGGATCATTCGGGCCATGTCCACGAGCACTGA
- a CDS encoding urease accessory protein UreF: protein MSTSTDGALPLLRLMHLVSPSLPVGGFTYSQGIEWAVETGWIRDADDLEGWMADQIGGSLRYLDLPLLVRMQAAALDRDQAVMAGWVDRLLAGRETAELRREETDRGRALADLLIAWGLEDALAWKPQLARSQAAGFAFAAGSWRIEPRDAATGYAWSWLENLVLAGIKLVPLGQTRGQQALARLATLIPSTVGAALEVADEEIGASTPALAIASSAHETQYTRLFRS from the coding sequence ATGTCCACGAGCACTGACGGGGCGCTGCCTCTGCTGCGCCTGATGCACCTGGTCAGCCCGTCGCTGCCTGTCGGCGGCTTCACCTACTCCCAGGGCATCGAATGGGCGGTCGAGACCGGTTGGATCCGCGATGCCGACGACTTGGAAGGCTGGATGGCCGATCAGATCGGGGGCAGCCTTCGGTATCTGGACCTTCCGCTCTTGGTGCGGATGCAGGCCGCGGCGCTCGATCGCGATCAAGCGGTGATGGCCGGTTGGGTCGATCGGCTCTTGGCCGGACGCGAAACCGCCGAGCTGCGGCGCGAGGAAACCGATCGCGGACGCGCGCTCGCCGATCTGCTCATCGCCTGGGGGCTCGAAGACGCACTCGCCTGGAAGCCGCAGCTCGCGCGCAGTCAAGCCGCCGGCTTCGCCTTCGCCGCGGGCTCATGGCGGATCGAGCCGCGCGACGCGGCAACGGGCTATGCCTGGAGCTGGCTCGAGAATCTTGTTCTGGCCGGGATCAAGCTCGTCCCTTTGGGCCAGACGCGCGGCCAACAGGCGCTGGCGCGCCTGGCAACGCTTATCCCGAGCACGGTCGGCGCGGCCCTGGAGGTCGCGGACGAGGAGATCGGCGCCTCGACTCCGGCCCTGGCGATCGCAAGCTCCGCCCACGAGACCCAATACACTCGCTTGTTTCGTTCCTGA
- the glgB gene encoding 1,4-alpha-glucan branching protein GlgB — protein MATATQQAPKVPEPLQRIIEARHHDPFEVLGRHLEGDRAVVRVFLPGAESAILVEASEPFARIEGTDFFIWEGTASKVPERYRIDWIDASGEHHVHHDPYCFPPQLADFDLHLFGEGRHWHAYRFLGSHLTDVEGVSGVQFSVWAPSAERVSVVGDFNQWDGRAHPMRVRGGTGVWELFIPGIGQGGFYKYEIRDRATNIHVKIDPYAQAFQERPQTAGFICPESRFRWADQDWLAARAESDWQHGPFSVYEVHLGSWQRGADGEFLNYRVLAEQLADYVTELGFTHIELLPITEHPLDASWGYQCTGYFAPSARFGSPDDFRFFVDYLHRRGIGVLLDWVPAHFPKDAYALARFDGTALYEHADPRMGEHKDWGTLIFNFGRNEVKNFLLSSALYWLDEFHLDGLRVDAVASMLYLDYSRNAGEWIPNKYGGNENLEAVDFIRQLNTVTHEQHPGTLMIAEESTAWPAVSRPTYLGGLGFSMKWNMGWMHDTLSYMQKDPIYRHYHHDLLTFGLLYAFTENFVLPFSHDEVVHGKKSMLDKMPGDAWQKFASLRLLYTFMFSYPGKKLLFQGCEFAHGAEWDFDAAMDWELLARPQHEGIKQIVSDLNRLYREQPALHEVDFDSTGFEWIDCHDSSQSVLSYLRKDISGQQIVAAAFNFTPVPRTNYRIGVPEPGFYREALNSDAELYGGSNVGNQGGVEAEPVSWMGRPYSIPIALPPLAGLILVHEPMSADAVKSEAEGAITDAEQPTAAPVAAEAS, from the coding sequence ATGGCAACCGCGACACAGCAAGCCCCCAAGGTTCCGGAACCCTTGCAGCGCATCATCGAGGCGCGCCACCACGACCCGTTCGAGGTCCTCGGCCGACACCTCGAGGGCGACCGGGCAGTGGTCCGCGTGTTCCTGCCGGGCGCCGAGTCGGCCATCTTGGTCGAGGCGTCCGAGCCCTTCGCGCGGATCGAGGGGACGGATTTCTTCATCTGGGAGGGCACGGCGTCCAAGGTTCCCGAGCGTTACCGCATCGACTGGATCGATGCCTCCGGCGAGCATCACGTCCATCATGATCCCTACTGCTTTCCCCCCCAGCTCGCGGATTTCGATCTGCACCTCTTCGGCGAAGGCCGACACTGGCACGCTTACCGGTTCTTGGGCTCGCATCTGACCGATGTCGAGGGCGTGTCGGGCGTGCAGTTCTCGGTCTGGGCGCCGAGCGCCGAGCGCGTGAGTGTCGTCGGAGACTTCAACCAATGGGACGGGCGCGCTCACCCGATGCGTGTGCGCGGCGGCACGGGTGTTTGGGAGCTGTTTATCCCCGGGATCGGACAAGGCGGGTTCTACAAGTACGAGATCCGCGATCGCGCGACCAACATCCACGTCAAGATCGATCCCTACGCGCAGGCCTTTCAGGAGCGCCCGCAAACGGCCGGTTTCATCTGCCCGGAAAGCCGTTTCCGTTGGGCCGATCAGGATTGGCTGGCTGCCCGAGCCGAATCGGATTGGCAGCATGGGCCTTTCTCCGTTTACGAGGTCCATCTGGGATCCTGGCAACGCGGTGCGGATGGCGAGTTTCTCAATTATCGGGTGCTTGCAGAGCAGCTCGCGGACTATGTGACCGAGCTTGGCTTTACCCATATCGAGCTCCTTCCCATCACCGAGCACCCCTTAGACGCCTCTTGGGGTTATCAATGCACCGGTTATTTTGCGCCGAGTGCCCGTTTCGGCTCGCCGGACGACTTCCGCTTTTTCGTCGATTATCTGCATCGCCGCGGTATCGGTGTGCTGCTCGACTGGGTGCCCGCCCATTTTCCCAAGGACGCCTATGCCTTGGCGCGCTTCGACGGCACGGCCCTCTACGAGCATGCCGATCCGCGCATGGGCGAGCACAAGGATTGGGGAACCCTCATCTTCAATTTCGGCCGCAACGAGGTGAAGAACTTCCTGTTGTCGAGCGCGCTCTATTGGCTCGACGAGTTCCATCTGGACGGGTTACGCGTCGATGCTGTCGCCTCCATGCTGTATCTCGATTATTCGCGCAATGCCGGTGAATGGATCCCGAACAAATACGGCGGCAACGAAAACCTCGAAGCCGTCGATTTCATCCGCCAACTCAATACCGTGACGCACGAGCAGCACCCGGGTACGCTCATGATCGCCGAGGAATCCACCGCCTGGCCGGCGGTCTCGCGTCCGACCTATCTCGGCGGTCTCGGCTTCAGCATGAAATGGAATATGGGTTGGATGCACGACACCCTGTCCTACATGCAAAAGGATCCCATCTATCGTCATTATCATCACGATCTGCTGACGTTCGGTCTTCTCTATGCCTTTACGGAGAATTTCGTGCTGCCCTTCTCGCACGACGAGGTGGTGCACGGAAAGAAGTCCATGCTGGATAAGATGCCCGGTGACGCCTGGCAGAAGTTCGCGAGTCTGCGTCTGCTCTACACCTTCATGTTCAGCTACCCGGGCAAGAAGCTGTTGTTTCAGGGCTGCGAATTCGCACACGGCGCGGAATGGGACTTCGACGCGGCGATGGATTGGGAGCTGCTCGCGCGTCCGCAGCACGAAGGCATCAAGCAGATCGTCTCGGACCTCAACCGCCTCTATCGGGAGCAGCCTGCGCTGCATGAGGTCGACTTCGACAGCACGGGGTTCGAGTGGATCGATTGTCACGACAGCTCGCAATCCGTTTTGAGTTATCTGCGCAAGGACATCTCCGGTCAGCAGATCGTGGCCGCTGCATTCAACTTCACCCCCGTGCCGCGCACCAACTATCGCATCGGTGTCCCCGAGCCCGGCTTCTATCGCGAGGCACTGAATTCGGACGCCGAGCTCTACGGCGGCAGCAACGTCGGCAACCAGGGCGGTGTCGAGGCTGAACCGGTGAGCTGGATGGGGCGCCCTTATTCCATCCCGATCGCCCTGCCTCCGCTCGCCGGACTCATCCTGGTGCATGAGCCGATGTCCGCCGACGCGGTCAAAAGCGAGGCCGAAGGCGCGATCACCGATGCCGAGCAGCCGACCGCAGCGCCCGTTGCGGCCGAGGCGAGCTGA
- the ureG gene encoding urease accessory protein UreG, whose amino-acid sequence MVDATPLRIGVGGPVGSGKTALLDALCKALRDRYQLAVVTNDIYTREDAEFLIRSQALPAERIVGVETGGCPHTAIREDASMNLAAVEDLQIRFPDLDLVFIESGGDNLAATFSPELADLTIYVIDVAEGEKIPRKGGPGITRSDLLVINKIDLAPYVGASLEVMERDSKRMRGERPFVFTNLRTGQGLETILDFIEHQGMLGA is encoded by the coding sequence ATGGTCGATGCAACACCCCTGCGCATCGGGGTCGGCGGTCCCGTCGGCTCCGGCAAGACGGCGCTGCTGGACGCGCTCTGCAAGGCGCTGCGAGACCGCTATCAGCTGGCGGTGGTCACCAACGACATCTACACCCGTGAAGACGCCGAGTTCCTGATCCGCTCGCAGGCACTGCCCGCCGAGCGCATCGTCGGCGTAGAGACCGGCGGCTGTCCGCACACCGCCATTCGCGAGGACGCCTCGATGAATCTGGCCGCCGTGGAGGATCTGCAGATCCGCTTCCCGGACCTGGATCTGGTCTTCATCGAAAGCGGCGGCGACAACCTCGCCGCGACCTTCAGCCCCGAGCTGGCGGATCTGACCATCTATGTCATCGACGTGGCCGAAGGCGAGAAGATCCCGCGCAAGGGCGGGCCAGGCATCACCCGCTCGGATCTCCTGGTCATCAACAAGATCGACCTAGCGCCCTACGTGGGGGCATCGCTGGAGGTGATGGAGCGCGACTCCAAACGCATGCGCGGGGAGCGGCCGTTCGTCTTCACGAATCTGCGCACCGGTCAGGGGCTGGAGACGATCCTCGACTTCATCGAGCATCAGGGGATGCTCGGGGCTTAA